In Synechococcus sp. RS9909, one genomic interval encodes:
- a CDS encoding Crp/Fnr family transcriptional regulator — MSALTREALAAITLFADLNGDDLDRLLDRHRQSDHQIDQVIVMEQDWGESLFLIRDGLAKVRTTTADGDEVIMSLLGPGDVFGEMAALDGASRSADVVALTPLRLVKLRSAPFAALLQQQPAFALALARLEAGRLRDLNQRFALQSADATTRLLDALAYLARKSSGQADVEAPIPPLAQKEIALLAGLARETASRTLSKLRSRGVVSEANGGLQLSDLAPLRKRGLLL, encoded by the coding sequence ATGTCTGCCCTCACGCGTGAGGCCCTCGCGGCGATCACCCTCTTTGCAGATCTCAACGGCGACGATCTCGATCGCTTGCTCGATCGTCATCGCCAGAGCGATCACCAGATCGATCAGGTGATTGTGATGGAACAGGACTGGGGCGAGTCGCTGTTTCTGATTCGCGACGGTCTGGCCAAGGTGCGCACCACCACCGCCGACGGTGATGAGGTGATCATGTCGCTCCTGGGTCCGGGAGATGTGTTCGGTGAGATGGCGGCTCTGGATGGCGCATCGCGTTCGGCGGATGTGGTGGCTCTGACTCCCCTGCGTCTGGTGAAGCTGCGCTCGGCTCCCTTCGCTGCGCTGTTGCAGCAGCAGCCCGCCTTCGCCCTGGCCCTGGCCCGCCTCGAGGCGGGACGCCTGCGTGATCTGAATCAACGCTTTGCCCTGCAGAGCGCCGACGCCACCACCCGCCTGCTCGATGCCCTCGCCTACCTGGCACGGAAGAGTTCCGGCCAGGCTGATGTGGAAGCGCCGATCCCGCCTCTGGCCCAGAAGGAGATTGCCCTTCTGGCTGGCCTGGCCAGGGAAACGGCCTCGCGCACGCTCAGCAAGTTACGCAGCAGGGGTGTGGTGAGCGAGGCGAACGGCGGCCTGCAACTCAGTGACCTCGCACCGCTGCGTAAGCGTGGTCTGCTGCTGTGA
- a CDS encoding DUF3307 domain-containing protein, which produces MNALNLLILLVGAHFVCDFVLQSDRMAQEKLPGADATLHWRWWLIAHAATHGLAVALITSIPLLGVAETVAHAIIDWLKGRLRFSLGLDQALHLLCKLIWVGLIVRF; this is translated from the coding sequence ATCAACGCACTCAATCTGCTGATCCTTCTGGTGGGCGCTCACTTCGTGTGCGATTTCGTTCTCCAGAGCGATCGGATGGCGCAGGAGAAGTTGCCGGGGGCCGATGCCACGCTCCATTGGCGCTGGTGGTTGATTGCCCATGCGGCGACCCATGGCCTTGCTGTGGCGCTGATCACGTCGATTCCGCTCCTTGGTGTGGCCGAAACGGTCGCTCACGCGATCATTGATTGGCTGAAGGGCCGTTTGCGCTTTTCGCTTGGCCTTGATCAGGCCCTGCATTTGCTCTGCAAGCTGATCTGGGTGGGTCTGATCGTTCGCTTCTGA
- a CDS encoding Coq4 family protein, translating into MKLNLKERLQSLKMVAGLATFLKNPGSLESVFAVAGSLKDSPLGEQMVQHLLADSHFKALVDEGWRPQPIDLQQLQTLPEGSLGRCYADQLVSQNITPDTLIDPSPVTNPQEYVVHRLKETHDIAHVLTGFGIDAASELGLQGFNLAQNRSPLAVMLIFGGMLSALQNGESLEPMLKALARGFQMGLDAELVIARKLEDGWERPLQEWRQELKLPRSNEPLS; encoded by the coding sequence GTGAAGCTCAATCTCAAAGAACGGCTCCAGAGCCTGAAGATGGTGGCGGGCCTGGCCACCTTCCTCAAGAACCCCGGCTCCCTTGAGAGCGTCTTTGCCGTTGCCGGAAGTCTCAAAGACAGCCCGCTCGGCGAACAGATGGTGCAACATCTGCTGGCCGACAGCCATTTCAAGGCCCTGGTCGACGAGGGTTGGCGACCACAACCGATCGATCTCCAACAACTGCAGACCCTGCCGGAGGGGAGTCTCGGTCGCTGTTATGCCGATCAGCTGGTCAGCCAAAACATCACACCCGACACCCTGATCGACCCATCTCCGGTGACCAACCCCCAGGAGTACGTGGTGCACCGGCTGAAGGAAACCCATGACATCGCGCACGTGCTCACCGGCTTCGGCATCGACGCTGCCAGCGAACTGGGCTTGCAGGGCTTCAACCTGGCCCAGAACCGCTCACCCCTAGCCGTCATGCTGATCTTCGGCGGCATGTTGAGTGCCCTGCAGAACGGCGAATCGCTGGAGCCGATGCTCAAAGCGCTCGCTCGAGGCTTTCAGATGGGCCTGGATGCGGAGCTGGTGATCGCCCGCAAACTCGAAGACGGCTGGGAGCGCCCCCTGCAGGAGTGGCGCCAGGAGCTGAAGTTGCCGAGATCCAACGAGCCGCTCAGCTGA
- the alaS gene encoding alanine--tRNA ligase, with protein sequence MAVARSSRPQEARPRSGEQIREAFLAFYEQRGHQRIASASLVPEDPTVLLTIAGMLPFKPVFLGQQQRPAPRATSSQKCIRTNDIENVGRTARHHTFFEMLGNFSFGDYFKEQAIQWAWELSTEVFGLSPKNLVVSVFREDDEGEAIWRDRVGVNPKRIIRMDEADNFWASGPTGPCGPCSEIYYDFKPELGDDGIDLEDDSRFIEFYNLVFMQYNRDAEGTLTPLENRNIDTGMGLERMAQILQAVPNNYETDLIYPLIETAAQLAGVAYPALDGKGKTSLKVIGDHSRAITQLIGDGVTASNLGRGYILRRLLRRVVRHGRLLGIDKPFLTAMGEASIALMQSAYPQLLERREVILAELQREEARFLETLERGEKLLADVLAAKPKQISGAQAFELYDTYGFPLELTEEIAEEHGLTVDLDGFEAAMEAQRQRAKAAAVSIDLTLQEAIDQVAADLEATAFRGYELLEQSSCVVALVVNGEPAQRAVAGDSVQVVLDTTPFYGEGGGQVGDRGVLSGDGPDGHGLIVAIEAVSRNRSVFVHSGRIERGVLSLGDVVHGQVDRACRRRAQANHTATHLLQAALKQVVDPGIGQAGSLVDFDRLRFDFHCPRAVTAAELEQIEALINGWISEAHSLEVQEMAIETAKAAGAVAMFGEKYADVVRVVDVPGVSMELCGGTHVANTAEIGLFKIVSESGVAAGIRRIEAVAGPAVLAYLNERDAVVKQLGERFKAQPAEIVDRVVQLADELKASQKALVAAREELALAKSAALAGQAVAVGAHQLLVARLDGVEGGGLQSAAQGLVDQLGDGAAVVLGGLPDPGDLGKVILVAAFGKAVISRGQQAGKFIGGIAKVCGGGGGGRPNLAQAGGRDGAALDRALAAAREELSAALS encoded by the coding sequence GCCCCGCGCCACCAGTTCCCAGAAGTGCATCCGCACCAACGACATCGAAAACGTGGGCCGCACGGCGCGGCATCACACGTTTTTCGAGATGCTCGGCAACTTCTCCTTCGGCGACTACTTCAAGGAGCAGGCGATTCAGTGGGCCTGGGAGCTGAGCACCGAGGTGTTCGGCCTTTCGCCGAAGAATCTCGTCGTGAGCGTGTTCCGCGAGGACGACGAAGGCGAGGCGATCTGGCGCGATCGGGTGGGAGTGAACCCTAAGCGGATCATCCGCATGGATGAGGCCGACAACTTCTGGGCCTCCGGCCCCACCGGCCCCTGCGGCCCCTGCTCGGAGATCTATTACGACTTCAAGCCCGAACTCGGCGACGACGGCATCGACCTCGAGGACGATTCCCGCTTCATCGAGTTCTACAACTTGGTGTTCATGCAGTACAACCGCGACGCCGAGGGCACGCTCACGCCGCTGGAGAACCGCAACATCGACACCGGCATGGGCCTGGAGCGGATGGCCCAGATCCTGCAGGCCGTTCCCAATAACTACGAAACCGATCTCATCTATCCGCTGATCGAAACGGCGGCACAACTGGCGGGCGTGGCCTATCCCGCCCTCGATGGGAAGGGCAAAACCAGCCTCAAGGTGATCGGCGACCACTCCCGTGCCATCACCCAGCTGATTGGCGATGGCGTGACGGCCAGCAATCTCGGCCGCGGCTACATCCTGCGCCGGTTGCTGCGCCGCGTGGTGCGCCATGGCCGCCTGCTTGGCATCGACAAGCCCTTCCTCACGGCGATGGGCGAAGCCTCGATCGCGCTGATGCAGAGCGCTTACCCGCAGCTGCTGGAGCGCCGCGAGGTGATCCTGGCGGAGCTCCAGCGTGAAGAAGCCCGCTTCCTGGAAACCCTGGAGCGGGGAGAGAAGTTGTTGGCCGATGTGCTGGCGGCCAAGCCCAAGCAGATCTCCGGCGCGCAGGCCTTCGAGCTCTACGACACCTACGGCTTCCCTTTGGAGCTCACCGAGGAGATCGCTGAGGAGCACGGTCTCACGGTGGATCTCGATGGATTTGAGGCGGCGATGGAGGCCCAGCGTCAGCGGGCCAAGGCCGCGGCGGTGAGCATTGATCTCACCCTCCAGGAAGCGATCGATCAGGTGGCGGCTGATCTGGAGGCCACGGCCTTCCGCGGCTACGAGCTGCTGGAGCAGAGCAGCTGCGTGGTGGCGCTGGTGGTGAACGGCGAGCCGGCGCAGCGGGCCGTGGCAGGAGACAGCGTGCAGGTGGTGCTCGACACCACCCCCTTCTATGGCGAAGGCGGCGGCCAGGTGGGGGATCGCGGCGTGCTCAGCGGCGACGGGCCGGATGGCCATGGCCTGATCGTGGCGATCGAGGCGGTGTCGCGCAACCGCAGTGTGTTTGTGCACAGCGGCCGCATCGAGCGCGGCGTGCTCAGCCTCGGGGATGTGGTGCATGGCCAGGTGGACCGGGCCTGCCGCCGCCGCGCCCAGGCGAACCACACCGCCACGCACCTGCTGCAGGCGGCCCTGAAGCAGGTGGTGGATCCGGGCATCGGCCAGGCTGGTTCGCTGGTGGATTTCGATCGCCTCCGCTTCGATTTCCACTGCCCCCGTGCCGTCACCGCCGCCGAGCTCGAGCAGATCGAAGCGCTGATCAACGGCTGGATCAGCGAGGCCCACAGCCTCGAGGTTCAGGAGATGGCGATCGAGACAGCCAAGGCCGCCGGTGCCGTGGCGATGTTCGGTGAGAAATACGCCGATGTGGTGCGGGTGGTGGATGTGCCCGGCGTGTCGATGGAGCTCTGCGGCGGCACCCACGTGGCCAACACCGCTGAGATCGGTCTGTTCAAGATCGTGAGCGAGAGCGGCGTGGCCGCCGGCATCCGCCGCATCGAAGCGGTGGCCGGCCCGGCTGTGCTGGCTTATCTCAACGAGCGCGACGCGGTGGTGAAGCAACTGGGCGAGCGTTTCAAGGCCCAGCCCGCCGAGATCGTGGATCGCGTCGTGCAGCTGGCGGATGAGCTCAAGGCCAGCCAGAAGGCTCTGGTTGCCGCCCGTGAAGAACTCGCCCTGGCGAAATCAGCGGCGCTGGCGGGGCAGGCGGTGGCGGTGGGTGCGCACCAGCTGCTGGTGGCGCGCCTCGATGGTGTCGAGGGTGGCGGTTTGCAGAGCGCGGCTCAGGGCCTGGTGGATCAGCTCGGCGACGGCGCGGCTGTGGTTCTGGGCGGTCTGCCCGACCCCGGCGATCTGGGCAAGGTGATCCTGGTGGCGGCCTTCGGCAAGGCGGTGATCTCCAGGGGGCAGCAGGCCGGCAAGTTCATTGGTGGAATCGCCAAGGTCTGCGGTGGCGGCGGTGGCGGCCGCCCCAACCTGGCCCAGGCCGGTGGCCGCGATGGCGCTGCCCTCGACAGGGCCCTGGCCGCGGCGCGGGAGGAGCTCAGCGCCGCACTCAGCTGA